GCAGCGCGGGGGGAGGAAGCTCAACCGTGGGAACAGCGGTGGGGGTGTTGAGCAGTTCCCATGGTAACGGGAACAGCGGCGAGGGAGAGGTGGATATTGGGGGAACGGCGGTTGCCATGGGAATGGGAGGTTTTTATGGCAATGGGAACAGCGAGGAGAGCGAGAATTCCCCCCCTCCCACCGGAAAAATGGGATCGAGGtgaagggaccccaaaatgggaccccCCCACAAAAAATTGGCGTCCCAGGGGTGCgaccccccaaaaatttgggTTCCCAAGGGAGCGACACCCCCCCAAGTAAAagaaccccccccaaaaacctgaGGTCCACCCCTctggaaagagaccctggaaaATGCGACTCGCCCCTaaaattttggggacccccccaaagTTTGGGTTCCCAAGGGTGCGACCCCTACCAAACATTTGGGAATTTAGGGATGCCTGcaaaaaaaagaacccaaagGTGAGACCCCCTCCCAAAAATGGGgctcccccaaaatttggggaccCTTCCCTAAAAAAGACGACCTTGGAGTGCAACCATCGGCGCCAAAATTTGGGGTCCCAAAGGCGTGACCCCCACCCCCCCGCCCCGGCCAATAAAGGGACCATCCCACAAAATATTTGGACTATCCCAAAATTGGGATCCCAAGGGTGCAAGCTCCCCCAGaatttggggacccctcccAAAATTGGGGTCCTAAGGGCGCGACCCCGTCCCCCAAAAAATTGAGACACCCCCAAAAAAGGGTCCAAAATGGAAACAAACCTGGGGGTCCCTCCCTGTGTGATTTTGGGAGGGACCAagcaggaccccccaaattcccacagaaTCCACTGCAAGGATTTGCTTTGGCCGTGGCAGCATTAAGGAATCCAAGCAccccagggattttttttggtaatttttctcacattttccccttttttactcacctttcccacccttttcccctcaagCTTCCAACCATTTTTCTTCTCACACCTCCCGCCCTTCTGTCCCTTCACATTTCCCATCATTTTTGGCCTCatgttatttgcattttttccctttatcttTTACacccatttttcctcctgtttcctgtcttttttccccctcatgtttCATTcgcttttctcccctcacgtttttcaccctttttcccctcatgtttcctgCTTTTTTCTCCACCCACATTTTCCGTCTTTTCTCCCCTTGTTTCAgaccttttcttcttctcattTCCCATCCTTTTCATTCAAGTTTGCCATCCTTTTTGCCTTCAGTTTGGTGcgttttctcccctcacgtttccgtCATAAAGTGAGTCCTTTTCACTCCAATTTACTTTCCATTTTTGCCTTTCCATTTCCCACCTTtctttcccctcacatttccccccctccttttctcccctcacgtttcccgctctttttcccctcatggctccttcccctttctccccccatttttcccaccatttctctccttctgtttcatatcttttcttcctctcattttctgcccttttcacTCAATTTTACTGTCCTTTTCGCCTTCcaattctcattttttcccctcagatttcCTGCCCTTTTGGCCCCTCATGATCCCCACCATTTTGTCCCCTCAcgtttcctgctcttttctcccctcacgtttccttccttcattccttcacattttccacccctttctccctcacatttcctaccttttctccccttctgtttcctatctttccttcctttcatttccctccttttcactccagtttactttcctttttgaattccatttcccacctttttttcccctcatgttttcaccccctttttctcccctcacatttccccccctttttcccctcatgtttctcACAATTTCTCCCCTTCTGTTTCatgccttttcttcctctcatttCCAAAGTTTATTGTCCTTTTTGCCTTCAatttgctgccttttctcccttcacatttccccccttttctcccctcacatttccccccttttctcccctcacatccCCCCCAcaccttttcccctcacattttcttccattttctccccctgatgtttcctgccctttttgCCCCTCATGTTTCCCACCATTTCTCCCCTTCTGTTTCatatcttttctttctctcatttcCCATCCTTTTCACTAAAGTTTAATCTTTTTTTCGCCTTCATTTTCCagcctttttctcccctcatatttcccgcccttttctcccctcacgttccCCACCATTTTgtccctcacatttcccaccctttcctTCTCACTTTTCCCACCCATAATTCTCACTTTTTCCCCACCAAGTTCCTCTGCACCTTTATGGTGCACTCATTATCAATTCTGCAGTCAATTTAAGTAAGCTCggtatttcatttaaaaaggtTATATATATATCAAACTACTACATATAATAGAACAACAACGTTTATTGGGGTTAATATATATATCAAACTACTACATATAATAGAACAACAACGTTTATTAGATTAATAACATAGTATATGTTCCTAATGTCTATATTCCTAATGTCTATATTCCTAATAATGTCTATATTCCTAATGTCTATATTCCTAATGTTTCTATTTTCGTAAAATTCGTAATATctattaataatatatatatgttacTAGTATATTGATGTTAGTAACATATATAATCTATCTATCTTGTTTACTTATCTAAATTGTCTATCTAAACTAATAATAGATGTAGGGGGTTCAGAGTGGTCTGTGGCTGGGCTTGGATCTAACCACACCAACTCCTCCCCGAGGATTTCAGAGATCCAGAGATTCCAGAATCCGAGGATTCTTCTCTGTGGCCTGCAGCATTTTCAGAATATTTCAGATATTTCAGGTTCTGTGACACCAGCAGATGCGTCGGGGTCATGTGGCCACACCAGCTCTTCTTGCCTTCCTGCCCAAAGATGAACTTGGCTGAGGCCATCCAGAGGCATAAATCAGCTTTTTGTGTCTTGAGCGCCTTGAAAAGATGTTCCAGCAGCTTCCTCAGGACTAGAATCTGGATCTCTGCCCTCACTTTGACCGGTCGTGGCTGTGCCTTTGAGAGGGACCTTCAAACGCCAGGGCATTCTTCGCTTGATGATGACGACGACgatgacgatgacgatgacgACGACGAGGACGATGACGACGATGACGATGATGACAACGATGACGacgacgatgatgatgatgatagcAGCAGGGCTGAACAATATGTGCTGGAGAGCCAGCCCTATCTGCTGAGCCCTCAGGCCTCGATGCGAGAGGCGGCCCTCAGATTCTTAGGTGAGTCCCAGTCCCCAGGATCCCTTTTGTGCCTTCCCTGCCATCACAGGTGGCTTTGGCGGCCATCTTGCCTTGTTCCACCCCCGGGCTGCTGAGGGGAGGGCAGGGCGGCCATGTTGGtgaggagcaggggctgatggagctttgtgcccagggctggctgcacgACGCCTGGCAGGGCGCAATGAGGCGACCATGGATGCGCTTCTCACCGGTGAGTGAGTGGGGAGCCTTGGGGGATTATTATGAGGGGAAtaaagggaaatgtgaggggataaaagggtgggaaatgtgaggggagaaaatggcgggaaacgtgaggggaaaaagagggaaagaaacatgaggggagaaaagggcaggaaaggtgaggggagaaaatggtggggaacatgaggggagaaaagggagggaaaagtgagggaaaaaaaggcaggaatgtgagggagaaaagggaaaggtgaggggagaaaagggtaGAAAaactgagggcaggaaatgtgaggggagaataGGGAGGGAAACGCTTCCACAAGGCCTCATCTGGGCTCCATTTTTGTTGTAGAACTTGGATTAATGGAAACACGAGAGAAGGATCCCTCCATTGCTGCATTGGCAGCTCAGACCGGCCTGATCCTCACCGCTCTGAAGGATCGGCGCAAATCGGGATTGTCCCTGCGTGGGCTGCAAGGCCCAGAATCCATCCCAGGAGAGCCCAGAGAAGCAGGACCTgcttccagtgctgctcccagggccccTCTGTGGTGTCAGACTCAGCCTTACCGCATCAAACAGTTTCCAGAGTCTCTCCACGGCCTTCAGAGCCATGCTGCTGgcctctttcttcttcagctgccccagaacATTGCGGAAGGTGTCCAGAGCCATCACTGAAATGTCCCAGGACCaatttcccaggaatttcagCATCTCGGGCAGGaggcttttcattttcttggccTGTGTACAAGAGAGTTTCCATTCTGTGAGAATTTCAGCTCTCAAaacagccagcaggccacatcaTGGCAGGCAGGGCGTTCAGAGCACCATCCCCAAGCCACCATATTCTCTGAGACCTCAGAGTCCAGGTGCCACATTCTGCCCCTGATAGATGCCTGCTCACCATATCGTCACTCTCCGACAGAGTCTCCAGAGCCCTGAGGACCAGAGGGACCATTTCCTTCTTTGGAGACTTCACAAGTCTCATGTTCTTGTAGAGTGGCCTCACTCTTTTCTCCAGCACATCACCGTAGGTCAgcatctggaaaaaaagaagcagagagTTGGCAGGGCTCCCCTGGCACGGCTGAGGGCAAGGCCACGTGGGCTTTCCCTGAGGACTCACAGCTAAGAAAGTGAGGCACGACTTCTGCTGCCCAGTCAAGATGTCATCCTGCCAGTCCTGGATTTGGACTTGCAGCTCCTTCACAACCTTCTCCAGAGTTTCACGCACGGAGAACATGGCCTTCCACAGGCTGACATTGTCACTGCAAGGCAGAGCGCTGTCAACATGGCTGCGCAGCCTGGGCTTGGGTCTGGCAGCCATAACCTCCCCACAGGAAAAAAGCCCTCCAGGTGGGTCAGGGCCAGTACCTGAAAATTGGTGTGGCCTCCAGAGCTGTGGGGACGACCTTGTCAGTCCACTTATCGGCCAGGAAGATAACGAGGGAGTGAAAGTTGTTAGCAGTTGCGGTGTTTTCCTCGTTGTAGTACTGAAAGATGTGTCTCACCACCTTTGGCACCTGCAGGGAACACAGGTtagggtgctgctgctgctgcatcttgggctgccctgcccatcccttTAAGGAAATTCAGATAAAATAGGCCACCACACCAGGCACAGATGGCAAAAAGGTGTCTGAGGACAGCACTCCCATACTTCATGTGCATGGGGACAACACTCTATCGGCGTTTTATGGGGCCACATTTTGCATGTGTGGGGAACTACAGAGGCTGTTCTTTCAGACgctgctgctggaagcttccaccacGTGCCCTACAGGTCCACAACACCTCCCAGCCAGGCCCCAaaccacaaacacacacaagcCCAGAGGCACATCTGCAACATCCAACAGGCAATGCAGGAGCAGCCTCACTGGctcccctgggcagctcagcatcagcacagcagcacttccCAGGACAAGCAAACCACGCACTGGCTGTGAGCACTGAGTGCCCCAAGCAAGATGTGCCTCAGCTGGGCCCTTCTGCTCAGACCTTCCTCCAGATCTGAACAGAGGTTAATTCCAGATCTGAACAGAGGTTTGGAATCAGCACCCT
The sequence above is a segment of the Zonotrichia albicollis isolate bZonAlb1 chromosome 35, bZonAlb1.hap1, whole genome shotgun sequence genome. Coding sequences within it:
- the LOC141726483 gene encoding uncharacterized protein LOC141726483 — its product is MFSVRETLEKVVKELQVQIQDWQDDILTGQQKSCLTFLAMLTYGDVLEKRVRPLYKNMRLVKSPKKEMVPLVLRALETLSESDDMAKKMKSLLPEMLKFLGNWSWDISVMALDTFRNVLGQLKKKEASSMALKAVERLWKLFDAVRLSLTPQRGPGSSTGSRSCFSGLSWDGFWALQPTQGQSRFAPILQSGEDQAGLSCQCSNGGILLSCFH